The following proteins are encoded in a genomic region of Gossypium hirsutum isolate 1008001.06 chromosome D05, Gossypium_hirsutum_v2.1, whole genome shotgun sequence:
- the LOC107904779 gene encoding uncharacterized protein, producing MATLTQCTLWNGTESSANLEFSIYEGAKEDITMTTLSSFEQSINSMAGGLVYNVGTKIKWIVAWTNDGKVCTTIKKCDEPVTWSKIITQLQPHDSTHTYQGYTSKVNAEMNTNGSLTLEAKLLV from the exons ATGGCTACTCTCACCCAATGCACGCTTTGGAATGGAACAGAGAGCTCTGCAAACTTGGAATTCTCGATCTACGAAGGTGCTAAGGAAGACATTACAATGACCACACTCAGTTCATTTGAGCAGTCTATCAATTCCATGGCCGGAGGTTTGGTTTATAATGTCGGAACTAAGATTAAGTGGATTGTTGCTTGGACCAATGATGGAAAG GTGTGTACTACTATCAAGAAATGTGACGAGCCGGTTACCTGGTCTAAAATCATAACCCAACTTCAGCCCCACGATAGCACCCACACTTATCAGGGATACACATCGAAGGTTAATGCTGAGATGAATACTAATGGTTCATTAACCTTGGAGGCCAAACTACTTGTCTAA